From Arcticibacter tournemirensis, one genomic window encodes:
- the pstA gene encoding phosphate ABC transporter permease PstA has translation MKETAIRNRIYKNNLIKGLVITFALLCVVPLISVLFYIVKQGVGSINWDFLVNVPKPVGEEGGGIANALVGSLIIVGIATLMAVPIGVAGGIYLHENKNTRLANWSRLSTDVLMGVPSIVIGIIAYFWIVMTFGSFSAFSGSVALAIMMLPVIVRSTEETLSLLPRQLKEASFALGVPYHKTIMRLVLPCALSGIISGILLSVARVAGETAPLLFTSFGNAYLNTHPGQPMQSLPLLIFNYATSPYEDWHNLAWGASFILLVWILLMNFFTKLAIRKWRITY, from the coding sequence ATGAAAGAAACTGCAATAAGAAACAGGATATACAAAAACAACCTGATAAAGGGTTTAGTTATCACTTTTGCCCTTTTATGCGTTGTTCCGCTGATATCAGTCCTCTTCTATATTGTAAAACAGGGGGTAGGCAGTATAAACTGGGATTTCCTGGTAAATGTGCCTAAGCCTGTAGGAGAAGAAGGAGGAGGCATAGCCAATGCGCTTGTGGGAAGCCTGATCATTGTAGGAATAGCCACCCTGATGGCCGTGCCCATAGGCGTTGCCGGCGGAATCTATCTGCATGAAAATAAAAACACCAGGCTGGCTAACTGGAGCCGGCTTTCAACCGATGTGCTGATGGGCGTGCCCTCTATTGTTATAGGGATCATTGCTTACTTCTGGATTGTGATGACCTTTGGCAGCTTCTCTGCATTTTCAGGAAGTGTAGCCTTAGCAATCATGATGTTGCCCGTAATTGTCCGGTCGACAGAAGAGACGCTATCACTCCTGCCCCGCCAGTTGAAAGAGGCTTCTTTTGCACTGGGAGTGCCCTATCATAAAACCATTATGCGGCTGGTTTTACCCTGCGCATTGAGTGGTATTATCTCGGGCATTCTATTATCTGTGGCACGGGTTGCCGGAGAAACAGCTCCGCTGCTCTTTACTTCTTTTGGCAATGCTTACCTGAATACCCATCCGGGACAGCCAATGCAAAGTCTTCCATTGCTTATTTTCAACTACGCTACCAGTCCTTACGAAGACTGGCACAACTTAGCCTGGGGCGCATCCTTCATTCTTTTAGTCTGGATCCTGCTCATGAACTTTTTTACGAAACTTGCCATCAGAAAATGGAGAATTACATACTAA
- a CDS encoding glycosyltransferase family 4 protein, whose translation MEVLFVSHKYPPATGGMEKQSYELIKGVGRYTKVHTIVFEGDGSRIEFFTRLNRRIIRICKENPGISLIHFNDALIGAWSLTHTGYSHLKRTMTVHGLDIVFPSFLYQRFVLPKFNKFDLIIAVSQATADACTSRGIAEDKIKVVNNGVGNGISLPVARTDADFLLQKKFQINSTGKRLLISLGRQVKRKGFSWFLRNVIPELHDDFIYLMVGPTISPSDPTARLLKLLPTTVKNLIELFLGFPGDAEAIRGLFNDPQISAKAKLLGKLTADDIRILLGAADAFIMPNIKVEGDMEGFGLVCLEASLLGTRVVASDIEGIRDAVHNEKNGYLLPSGDVAVWTRTLNQLITHPESLTLQREDVARYTRQHFSLERMAQSYFSLFKQTGNPPDI comes from the coding sequence ATGGAAGTACTTTTTGTAAGTCATAAATATCCCCCGGCTACCGGCGGAATGGAAAAACAAAGTTATGAACTGATCAAAGGCGTAGGACGGTATACTAAAGTGCATACTATTGTGTTTGAAGGAGATGGAAGCCGGATTGAGTTTTTCACCCGTCTTAACAGGAGGATTATAAGAATATGCAAGGAGAATCCAGGCATTTCCCTTATACACTTTAACGATGCCCTGATAGGGGCCTGGAGCCTTACACACACAGGATACAGCCATCTCAAACGTACTATGACTGTTCACGGGCTGGATATAGTGTTTCCCTCATTCCTTTACCAGCGCTTTGTTCTTCCAAAGTTCAATAAATTCGATCTGATAATTGCTGTCAGCCAGGCTACAGCGGATGCCTGTACAAGCAGGGGCATTGCTGAAGATAAAATCAAAGTTGTAAATAATGGAGTCGGCAATGGAATAAGTTTACCGGTAGCGAGAACAGATGCAGACTTCCTTCTTCAAAAGAAATTCCAAATCAACAGCACTGGAAAAAGGCTCCTCATATCGCTGGGGAGGCAGGTGAAACGTAAAGGTTTCTCATGGTTTCTTCGAAATGTGATTCCGGAATTACACGACGACTTTATCTATTTAATGGTAGGGCCGACAATAAGTCCGTCTGATCCCACCGCCCGCTTGCTAAAGTTATTGCCCACTACTGTCAAAAACCTTATTGAATTATTTCTCGGCTTCCCCGGTGATGCTGAAGCTATCAGGGGCCTCTTCAACGATCCGCAAATCTCTGCTAAAGCTAAGCTTTTAGGAAAACTCACCGCTGACGATATCAGGATACTCCTGGGTGCTGCCGATGCGTTTATAATGCCTAACATAAAAGTAGAAGGCGATATGGAAGGCTTCGGGCTTGTCTGTCTGGAGGCGTCATTGCTGGGCACAAGGGTAGTCGCCTCTGACATAGAAGGAATAAGAGATGCGGTTCACAACGAAAAAAACGGATATCTTTTGCCATCCGGCGACGTTGCCGTATGGACTCGTACTTTAAATCAGTTGATTACGCATCCGGAATCTTTAACATTGCAACGAGAAGATGTTGCAAGATACACCAGGCAGCACTTCAGCCTGGAAAGAATGGCACAGTCGTACTTCTCGCTGTTTAAGCAAACAGGCAATCCACCGGATATATAA
- the pstB gene encoding phosphate ABC transporter ATP-binding protein PstB, with protein MENYILKTENLNAYFGTNHIVKNVNVQFKPNHVVSVMGPSGCGKTTFLRCLNRMHELTPGTHTEGKILMHGKDIQDLPPILVRSKIGMVFQQPNPFPNMSIYDNVIAGYKLNGVQLNKDDRDQIVQDALTRAALWDEVKDKLGHRGAFISGGQQQRLCIARAIALKPDVLLMDEPTSALDPKSTSQIEELIQKLKQNYTVIVVTHNMHQAKRISDYSAFFFLGELVEYGVTKEVFDGPADKRTRGYISGDFS; from the coding sequence ATGGAGAATTACATACTAAAAACTGAGAACCTTAACGCATACTTCGGAACAAACCATATAGTAAAAAATGTAAACGTTCAGTTTAAGCCGAATCACGTTGTCTCGGTAATGGGACCATCGGGATGTGGAAAAACAACCTTTCTCAGATGCCTGAACAGAATGCATGAACTAACTCCCGGAACGCATACAGAAGGTAAGATCCTGATGCATGGTAAAGATATCCAGGATTTACCACCTATACTGGTAAGATCGAAGATCGGCATGGTATTTCAGCAACCTAATCCCTTTCCTAATATGAGCATTTACGATAACGTGATTGCAGGATATAAGCTAAACGGGGTTCAACTAAATAAAGATGACCGGGATCAGATTGTGCAGGATGCCCTTACCCGCGCTGCTCTGTGGGATGAAGTAAAAGATAAGCTGGGACATAGGGGGGCCTTTATTTCCGGAGGGCAGCAGCAACGGCTTTGTATAGCAAGGGCCATTGCGCTGAAGCCCGACGTTTTACTAATGGACGAACCTACTTCGGCTCTCGATCCTAAGTCGACATCCCAAATAGAAGAACTTATACAGAAGTTAAAGCAAAACTATACGGTCATCGTAGTGACTCACAATATGCATCAGGCAAAGCGGATCAGCGACTATTCGGCTTTTTTCTTCTTAGGCGAGCTGGTAGAATATGGTGTAACCAAAGAAGTTTTCGACGGACCGGCCGATAAGCGTACAAGGGGATATATTTCCGGCGACTTCAGCTAG
- a CDS encoding alkaline phosphatase, with the protein MKRRDFFKNTSLAAIGSAFLSPVDLLASIPANKRRSDGKTAKNIIFMVSDGMSIGTLTMANLLLQRKEGRESNWVRLYHENKVRRAMMDTASANSLVTDSAAASSSWGGGVRVNNGSLNVGPDGTEHKPILQKFKAAGKSVGCVTSVPVTHATPAGFCINNNKRGDQGEIALQYLPLKFDIMLGGGLEYFLAEKRKDKTDLFGKYKSTGYTVLQSRNDLMKLSLSSDKPVMGVFYEDGLPYALDRDHTDGLKAATPSLAEMTSQAISYLRKNKKGFVMQVEGGKVDWSAHANDVGALLYDQIAFDEAIKVAIDFAEQDQETLVVITTDHGNANPGLFSGGKANENFDKIQHFKHTNEWILKGVDRAFTVPRLIERIEAAQGIVITKDEASSLLKHFSAADADGIYNPYKLPFRELAEIQTKYTSVGWGSMDHSGDYVEVAMCGPGSELLNPFVKNTELHNLMLEATGLRA; encoded by the coding sequence ATGAAAAGAAGAGACTTTTTCAAAAATACTTCGCTTGCCGCTATCGGATCGGCCTTTTTATCACCTGTAGATTTACTTGCTTCAATCCCCGCCAATAAGCGTCGGAGCGATGGAAAGACTGCTAAAAATATAATTTTCATGGTAAGCGACGGAATGAGCATTGGTACGCTGACCATGGCAAATTTATTGTTACAGCGTAAGGAGGGAAGGGAGAGCAATTGGGTGCGGTTATATCACGAGAATAAAGTGCGACGAGCTATGATGGATACCGCGTCGGCCAATTCGCTCGTAACCGATTCTGCAGCGGCCAGCTCATCCTGGGGAGGAGGAGTTCGCGTGAACAATGGTTCATTGAACGTCGGTCCGGATGGTACAGAGCATAAACCCATACTTCAAAAGTTTAAAGCAGCCGGAAAATCAGTGGGATGCGTTACCTCGGTTCCGGTCACCCATGCTACACCAGCGGGCTTTTGTATTAATAATAATAAACGGGGGGACCAGGGAGAGATAGCGCTTCAGTACCTGCCATTGAAGTTCGATATTATGTTAGGCGGAGGACTGGAGTATTTCCTTGCGGAAAAGAGAAAAGATAAAACGGATCTTTTTGGTAAATATAAATCGACAGGGTATACCGTGTTGCAAAGCAGGAATGATCTGATGAAGCTTTCACTCTCCTCTGATAAACCAGTTATGGGAGTTTTTTATGAAGACGGACTTCCTTATGCTCTTGACCGGGATCATACCGATGGGTTAAAAGCTGCCACTCCTTCTCTTGCTGAGATGACATCTCAGGCAATATCGTATTTACGCAAGAATAAGAAAGGTTTTGTGATGCAGGTAGAAGGCGGCAAAGTAGACTGGAGCGCACATGCGAATGATGTCGGAGCTCTGCTCTACGATCAGATAGCCTTTGATGAAGCAATAAAGGTGGCGATCGATTTTGCTGAACAGGACCAGGAAACTTTGGTGGTCATCACAACGGATCACGGAAATGCTAATCCCGGATTGTTCTCGGGGGGTAAGGCAAATGAGAATTTTGATAAGATTCAGCATTTTAAGCACACCAACGAGTGGATATTAAAGGGCGTCGACAGGGCGTTTACTGTACCCCGTTTGATAGAGCGCATTGAAGCAGCGCAGGGAATTGTTATTACGAAAGACGAGGCATCTTCTCTCTTAAAGCATTTTTCGGCTGCTGATGCTGATGGGATTTATAATCCATATAAACTTCCATTCAGAGAGCTGGCAGAGATCCAAACAAAGTATACTTCGGTAGGCTGGGGAAGTATGGACCACTCCGGAGATTATGTCGAGGTAGCAATGTGCGGACCGGGTAGCGAGCTTTTGAATCCCTTCGTGAAAAATACAGAGTTGCACAATTTGATGCTTGAAGCCACGGGATTAAGGGCTTAA
- a CDS encoding N-acetylglucosamine kinase yields the protein MILIADGGSTKTHWCLIHQNNESTDFHSEGYNPYYVNESYIIPSLRASLPAGLNVNEVSELYFYGAGVHNEEKADILKNAFQTVFPNAVIAIEHDLLAACRALLGNQEGFAAILGTGTNTCMYNGTEVAHNIDSAAYILGDEGSGCYMGKKLLKDIIRNTVPADIKKKFDAAYNLSEHEIMDNIYTKPLANRFCAGFTKFFDDNMDSEYCRNLITSSFRDFFRELVSLYPGYKEVKFNCIGSVGFYFQDILKAVASEFGMETGVILQSPIAGLKHYHSLNNEVNA from the coding sequence ATGATACTTATAGCAGACGGAGGATCAACCAAGACGCACTGGTGTCTTATTCATCAAAACAACGAATCAACGGACTTCCATTCAGAGGGTTACAATCCCTATTATGTTAATGAAAGCTATATCATTCCTTCCTTAAGGGCTTCGCTTCCCGCCGGCCTGAACGTGAATGAAGTGTCTGAGCTTTACTTTTATGGCGCGGGTGTTCACAATGAGGAAAAAGCAGATATACTTAAGAATGCCTTTCAAACGGTGTTTCCGAACGCTGTAATTGCTATTGAACACGATCTGCTTGCCGCTTGCAGAGCACTTTTAGGAAACCAGGAAGGATTTGCTGCCATTTTAGGAACGGGTACGAACACCTGCATGTATAACGGAACCGAAGTTGCACATAATATCGATTCTGCTGCTTACATCCTGGGAGACGAAGGAAGCGGCTGTTATATGGGGAAGAAGCTCCTGAAAGATATCATACGGAATACCGTACCTGCCGATATTAAAAAGAAATTTGATGCGGCGTATAACTTAAGCGAGCATGAGATTATGGATAATATCTATACAAAGCCGCTTGCAAACCGTTTTTGTGCAGGGTTTACCAAATTTTTTGATGACAATATGGACAGCGAGTATTGCAGAAACTTAATCACATCTTCTTTCAGGGATTTTTTCAGGGAGCTTGTAAGTCTTTATCCGGGTTACAAGGAAGTTAAGTTTAACTGCATCGGTTCTGTAGGCTTCTATTTCCAGGATATTCTTAAAGCCGTTGCTTCAGAGTTCGGAATGGAAACGGGGGTTATCCTTCAATCTCCAATTGCAGGATTGAAACATTACCATTCATTAAACAATGAAGTAAACGCCTAA
- the pstS gene encoding phosphate ABC transporter substrate-binding protein PstS, with amino-acid sequence MKSRKGEFLNIAGFVFVLLPAFLISCNSGNDKATGLIGAGSSFVYPPFSTMFSEYHNQYRMQVNYQSIGSGGGILQLTNKTIDFGATDAPVNEEQEKNLEVPVLHVPVCIGATVISYHIPGVKDTLNLSPEVLADIFLGKIKNWNHPSLKKDNPGISLPNRMITVVHRSDGSGTSFIFTDYLTKVSNEWKERVGRGTAVNWPAGLGGKGNEGVAGLIKHSPGSIGYVELSYALENKMGVARIKNLSGRYIAPTISSIAAAADIELPADAKASITQTPAPEGYPLSSFSWALIYKEQKYKGRSREKAEELLRLLWWCTHEGQQYNEPLHYAPLHGQALKVTEKILRSATYDGQPISALINK; translated from the coding sequence ATGAAATCAAGAAAGGGTGAGTTTTTAAATATTGCAGGCTTTGTTTTCGTGTTGCTCCCAGCATTCCTGATTTCCTGCAACAGTGGTAATGACAAGGCTACCGGCCTGATTGGCGCGGGGAGCAGTTTTGTATATCCCCCTTTTTCTACCATGTTCTCTGAGTATCATAACCAGTACAGGATGCAGGTAAATTACCAGTCTATTGGTTCCGGCGGCGGCATCCTGCAGTTAACGAACAAAACCATCGATTTTGGCGCCACTGATGCACCCGTTAACGAGGAGCAGGAAAAGAATCTTGAAGTACCGGTATTGCACGTACCGGTATGTATTGGCGCAACAGTCATCAGTTATCATATACCAGGAGTAAAAGACACTTTAAACCTCTCACCGGAGGTACTGGCAGACATTTTTTTAGGTAAGATCAAAAACTGGAATCACCCTTCTCTCAAAAAGGATAATCCCGGAATATCTCTTCCAAACCGGATGATCACCGTGGTACACCGCTCCGATGGAAGCGGCACGTCTTTCATTTTCACTGATTACCTTACCAAGGTTAGTAACGAGTGGAAAGAAAGGGTTGGAAGGGGAACCGCTGTAAACTGGCCTGCAGGATTAGGTGGTAAAGGAAATGAAGGTGTTGCCGGACTGATTAAACATTCGCCTGGAAGTATCGGATATGTAGAGCTTTCTTATGCTCTTGAAAATAAGATGGGTGTTGCCCGGATTAAGAATCTTTCAGGCCGGTACATTGCGCCAACCATCAGCTCTATCGCAGCAGCAGCCGATATTGAACTGCCGGCAGATGCTAAAGCATCTATCACGCAGACCCCAGCCCCTGAGGGATATCCTTTATCCAGCTTTTCATGGGCGCTGATCTATAAGGAGCAGAAATACAAAGGCCGGAGCAGGGAAAAAGCGGAGGAGTTACTACGCTTGTTATGGTGGTGTACGCACGAAGGGCAGCAATACAATGAGCCGCTGCACTATGCTCCCTTACATGGGCAGGCATTAAAGGTAACAGAAAAGATTTTGCGGTCGGCTACCTACGATGGACAGCCTATATCCGCACTTATAAATAAATAA
- a CDS encoding glycosyltransferase family 4 protein, whose product MTKIKVAFFAEILIEDFDGASRTMFQIIKRIPSEEFEFLFICGTGPDQLYGFDCIRMPTITLPVNHTYKMALPALAQNRLKTKLQAFAPDIIHIATPSILGNFGLKYARRRQIPVISIYHTHFISYIDYYFKHAPFLISTAKSLVADSQKSFYNQCDLVYVPSESISSELVEMGINERLMKLWKRGLDANLFSPEKKNFKALHKITGNSDPCILFASRLVWEKNLETLFEIYDEITKEGLAVNLLIAGDGIARKACEQRMPQAFFLGHKGHQELAAIYASVDIFLFPSVSETYGNVVLEAMASGIPCVIADGGGSADFINHGVNGFKCEPYNAVDYAEKIEILLSDKTLRDRFITEGLALSRSCSWDQLVNIYFDDLKKLSEYHVLAAV is encoded by the coding sequence ATGACTAAAATCAAAGTAGCCTTCTTTGCTGAAATACTGATCGAGGATTTCGATGGTGCCTCACGCACGATGTTTCAAATCATCAAAAGAATACCATCTGAAGAATTTGAATTCCTTTTCATTTGTGGAACAGGCCCCGATCAGCTTTACGGATTTGATTGTATCCGTATGCCTACCATTACTTTACCTGTCAACCATACTTATAAAATGGCATTGCCAGCTCTCGCACAAAACAGGCTTAAGACAAAACTCCAGGCTTTTGCTCCAGACATCATTCATATTGCAACCCCTTCTATCCTGGGCAATTTTGGTCTTAAATATGCCCGTCGACGGCAGATACCTGTTATATCAATTTATCATACCCACTTTATTTCATATATTGATTATTATTTCAAACATGCCCCCTTTCTGATCAGCACAGCGAAGTCCCTTGTAGCCGACAGCCAGAAAAGCTTTTATAACCAGTGCGACCTTGTGTATGTTCCATCGGAGAGCATTTCATCAGAGCTCGTTGAAATGGGCATCAATGAGCGCCTCATGAAGCTTTGGAAAAGAGGATTGGATGCGAATTTGTTCTCGCCTGAAAAAAAGAATTTTAAGGCGCTGCACAAGATAACGGGAAATAGTGATCCCTGCATTCTCTTTGCCAGCCGCCTTGTTTGGGAGAAGAACCTGGAGACCTTGTTTGAAATATATGACGAAATCACAAAAGAAGGCCTGGCTGTAAACCTGCTGATAGCCGGAGACGGAATAGCGCGAAAAGCGTGCGAACAACGTATGCCACAAGCTTTTTTCCTGGGGCATAAAGGCCATCAGGAACTAGCCGCGATTTATGCGTCAGTCGATATTTTTCTGTTTCCGTCTGTTTCCGAAACATATGGTAACGTAGTGCTTGAAGCAATGGCTTCTGGTATTCCCTGCGTCATCGCCGACGGCGGGGGCTCAGCAGACTTTATTAACCACGGTGTAAACGGGTTTAAATGTGAGCCATATAACGCTGTGGATTATGCAGAAAAAATTGAAATTCTGCTCAGCGATAAAACACTAAGAGACCGTTTTATTACTGAAGGATTGGCCTTAAGCAGGTCATGCAGCTGGGATCAACTGGTAAATATCTATTTCGACGACCTCAAAAAATTATCAGAGTACCATGTATTGGCAGCTGTTTAA
- the pstC gene encoding phosphate ABC transporter permease subunit PstC, protein MEKEKIKKGKNAGSFRELSGTLWDNESKVLLPLESLDKLRLQERNFRAGLSTASALILAIVTGIFITLVIASLPSIRATGFVFFTGSTWDPVKNIYGTLPFLVGTVITSFLALLISVPFSLGVSLFLGEYYPKGWFSSALRTAVDLMAGIPSVIYGFWALLILVPLVRSLEMGIGVPAYGVSILTASLVLAIMIIPYSASLGREVIAMVPKNLKEAAYAMGATRFEMIKMVVISYSKSGLFAATLLSLGRALGETMAVTMVIGNSSILPKSLFDPGNTMASVIANEFTEAASTTYFSALIELGLLLFLLTAVINIVGKSVMKKLNVVK, encoded by the coding sequence ATGGAAAAAGAAAAAATCAAGAAAGGAAAGAATGCTGGCAGCTTCAGGGAGCTTTCGGGTACTTTATGGGATAATGAAAGCAAGGTTCTTTTGCCCTTGGAGAGCCTTGATAAACTCCGGCTGCAGGAGCGAAACTTCAGGGCTGGACTTTCCACAGCCTCTGCCCTGATCCTGGCGATAGTAACGGGCATCTTTATCACGCTGGTGATTGCATCGCTGCCTTCTATTAGGGCAACGGGCTTCGTTTTCTTTACCGGAAGCACCTGGGACCCAGTAAAGAACATATATGGCACTCTTCCTTTTCTCGTAGGCACAGTTATTACCTCGTTTCTGGCTTTGCTCATCTCGGTCCCCTTTTCATTAGGTGTAAGTTTATTTTTAGGAGAATACTATCCCAAGGGATGGTTTTCGTCGGCCTTGCGCACGGCTGTCGACCTGATGGCGGGCATACCTTCTGTTATATATGGCTTCTGGGCCTTACTTATCCTGGTGCCCCTTGTGCGAAGTTTAGAAATGGGCATTGGGGTACCGGCATATGGAGTAAGTATATTAACCGCGTCGTTGGTTTTAGCTATTATGATCATTCCCTATTCTGCTTCTCTGGGACGTGAGGTGATCGCTATGGTACCAAAGAACTTAAAGGAGGCGGCTTATGCCATGGGCGCTACGCGGTTCGAAATGATCAAAATGGTGGTGATCAGTTATTCGAAGTCAGGATTGTTTGCAGCCACGCTGCTATCCCTGGGAAGGGCATTAGGAGAAACGATGGCAGTGACAATGGTAATAGGAAACTCTTCTATATTGCCCAAAAGTCTGTTTGATCCAGGCAATACCATGGCCAGTGTAATTGCCAATGAATTTACCGAAGCAGCAAGTACTACTTATTTTTCGGCCCTGATTGAGCTGGGCCTTCTGCTCTTCCTCCTTACAGCGGTTATTAACATCGTCGGCAAATCGGTAATGAAGAAATTAAATGTAGTGAAATGA
- a CDS encoding lysylphosphatidylglycerol synthase domain-containing protein, with product MKLIKVIVTVSVIVSLVIFIRATDYKEVIISIKKVGYNFIILILTTGVAYIFGTLSWKYSMGKHLADISLRRLFQVRHAGETISLLNPMGIVGGEAAKVQLLGSYIRNKKAIVASILVSRAIMIISQLFLFFLTATILFIQGVKMDTINLNAEKWVLPIGIVVVLVIIMLVVGVTYKTRLTGMIRTTKQGRQLAFKTGALRLKLKEIYAETIKLCRYSRKAVILAVVFALLHWIAGAFEFYFILHFLGVKISIQQALLIDMGVIFFKAAGAFIPGQIGIEELGNKMMLSVIGVHEAGIWISASILRRSRQLVWIAFGACIYFFLDKNRLSTSQEPNGSTFCKS from the coding sequence ATGAAACTGATTAAAGTCATTGTCACTGTCTCCGTTATTGTTTCGCTGGTGATTTTCATTCGGGCGACCGATTATAAAGAAGTAATAATCAGCATTAAGAAGGTTGGTTATAACTTTATCATTCTGATCCTCACTACCGGGGTTGCCTATATATTTGGCACTTTAAGCTGGAAATACTCTATGGGCAAACATCTGGCAGATATTTCACTCCGCAGACTCTTTCAGGTCCGCCACGCCGGTGAAACAATAAGCCTTCTTAACCCGATGGGGATTGTCGGCGGAGAGGCGGCAAAAGTACAGCTACTGGGATCATATATTCGAAACAAAAAAGCTATTGTGGCCTCTATCCTGGTTTCACGGGCAATTATGATCATTAGCCAGCTCTTCCTGTTCTTTCTTACGGCAACTATTCTTTTTATACAGGGTGTAAAAATGGACACCATTAATTTAAATGCAGAGAAGTGGGTTCTCCCTATTGGGATTGTCGTTGTATTGGTTATAATCATGTTAGTAGTTGGAGTTACTTATAAAACGAGGTTAACGGGGATGATTCGAACGACAAAGCAAGGTCGTCAGCTTGCCTTTAAAACAGGGGCATTAAGGCTCAAACTAAAGGAGATATATGCCGAAACTATTAAATTATGCCGGTACAGCAGAAAAGCAGTCATACTTGCGGTTGTGTTTGCTCTTCTTCACTGGATTGCCGGCGCCTTTGAATTTTACTTCATACTTCATTTTTTGGGAGTAAAAATCAGCATTCAGCAGGCCCTGCTGATTGATATGGGCGTCATCTTTTTTAAGGCGGCAGGCGCTTTTATACCGGGGCAGATTGGCATTGAAGAACTTGGCAATAAGATGATGCTTTCTGTTATAGGAGTGCACGAAGCCGGGATATGGATCTCTGCCTCGATTTTAAGACGTTCACGGCAATTAGTCTGGATTGCGTTTGGAGCGTGTATCTATTTCTTCCTCGATAAAAACCGGCTGTCAACGTCACAAGAACCCAATGGAAGTACTTTTTGTAAGTCATAA
- a CDS encoding endonuclease/exonuclease/phosphatase family protein, with amino-acid sequence MKIQKLLVLVLVLLLPFLGKAQVFIAGSYNIRFDNPRDTGDLWINRAPVVAALIRFHEFDILGTQEGLKNQLDDIQKALPEYAYYGAGRDDGKERGEHSAIFYRKDKFKVLDKGNFWLSETPDKPGLGWDATCCNRICSWLYLQDLKSNRKFYFFNAHFDHQGVKARVESGKLIVSKIKEIAGTNPAIFTGDLNGGHDSDWYLTLKNSGLLKDTYDQVDTHYANNASFNAFGSKRALNSDEIIDHIFTTRQWTTRKWGILTDTYRGRFPSDHFPILCTLALK; translated from the coding sequence ATGAAAATTCAAAAACTACTAGTACTGGTACTTGTGCTCTTACTTCCTTTCCTTGGTAAAGCGCAGGTGTTCATCGCAGGTTCTTATAATATTCGTTTTGACAATCCGCGTGATACGGGCGATCTTTGGATAAACAGAGCTCCGGTGGTAGCCGCTCTTATCCGCTTCCACGAATTTGATATTTTAGGAACGCAGGAGGGATTAAAAAATCAACTCGACGATATACAGAAAGCCCTTCCAGAATATGCCTATTATGGAGCTGGAAGGGATGATGGCAAAGAACGCGGAGAGCATTCTGCAATATTTTACAGAAAGGACAAGTTTAAGGTTCTTGATAAGGGCAACTTCTGGCTTTCTGAAACGCCCGATAAACCAGGCTTAGGCTGGGATGCAACCTGCTGTAACCGTATCTGCTCCTGGCTATATCTCCAGGATTTGAAATCTAACAGGAAGTTCTATTTCTTCAATGCTCATTTTGATCACCAGGGAGTAAAAGCCCGCGTAGAAAGTGGAAAGCTGATCGTCAGTAAAATAAAGGAAATTGCCGGTACCAACCCTGCGATATTTACAGGCGATCTCAACGGAGGCCATGACAGTGACTGGTATCTCACTCTCAAAAACTCAGGCTTACTGAAAGACACCTACGATCAGGTAGATACCCATTATGCCAATAACGCTTCTTTTAATGCTTTTGGGTCAAAAAGGGCTTTAAATTCTGACGAGATAATTGATCACATTTTTACAACCCGGCAGTGGACCACAAGAAAATGGGGAATTTTAACCGATACTTATCGTGGCAGATTCCCGTCTGATCATTTTCCAATCCTCTGCACATTAGCACTTAAATAA